In Agrobacterium sp. RAC06, a single window of DNA contains:
- a CDS encoding valine--tRNA ligase — MLEKTYDSAAVEPKIAKAWEDADAFRAGANAKPGEDTFTIVIPPPNVTGSLHMGHALNNTLQDIMVRFERMRGKDVLWQPGMDHAGIATQMVVERKLAENGQNLSRRDMGREAFIEKVWEWKEESGGLIFNQLKRLGASCDWSRERFTMDEGLSAAVLEVFVSLYKEGLIYRGKRLVNWDPKFETAISDLEVENKEVEGHMWHFKYPLAGGATYTYVEKDEDGNVTFQEERDYIAIATTRPETMLGDGAVAVHPSDERYAAIVGKLCEIPVGPKEHRRLIPIITDEYPDPKFGSGAVKITGAHDFNDYQVARRNKIPLYRLMDTQAKMRADGEDYAVYAARALDIAKSGELPNETEVDDINLVPEEYRGLDRYEARKRIVETINAEGLAVTVKDAEGNDMPFVENKKIMQPFGDRSGVVIEPMLTDQWFADAKTLAEPAIASVREGRTNFVPKNWEKTYFEWMENIEPWCISRQLWWGHQIPAWYGPDGQVFVEKTEEEALHSAIQHYIAHEGPWKAWVEEKLENFQPGEILTRDEDVLDTWFSSALWPFSTLGWPDETPELAKYYQTDVLVTGFDIIFFWVARMMMMGLHFMKDEDGKPVEPFHTVYVHALVRDKNGQKMSKSKGNVIDPLELIDEYGADALRFTLAIMAAQGRDVKLDPARIAGYRNFGTKLWNATRFAEMNGVKADPAFLPETTSLAINRWILTELARTEAEVTEAIENYRFNDAAGSLYRFVWNQFCDWYLELLKPVFMGEDESAKKEAQACAAFVLEQIYKLLHPFMPFMTEELWAHTAGEGVSRDMLLCHADWPTPEFSDENSAADINWLIDLVTGIRSARSEMNVPPGATAPLVVVGANGVTQERLIRHDAAIKRLARVEAITVADVAPKGAAQIVVGEATACLPLGALIDLSAEKARIEKAIAKVDQELGRIAGKLGNEKFVANANPEVVAAERERQQELEVQKASLLTALSRVIEAG; from the coding sequence ATGCTCGAAAAGACCTATGATTCAGCCGCCGTCGAACCGAAAATCGCGAAAGCATGGGAAGACGCCGATGCGTTTCGTGCCGGCGCCAATGCGAAGCCGGGCGAGGACACCTTCACCATCGTGATCCCGCCGCCGAACGTCACCGGTTCGCTGCATATGGGTCACGCGCTGAACAACACGCTGCAGGACATCATGGTCCGCTTCGAGCGTATGCGCGGCAAGGATGTGCTGTGGCAGCCGGGCATGGACCATGCCGGCATTGCGACCCAGATGGTCGTCGAGCGCAAGCTTGCTGAAAACGGCCAGAACCTTTCGCGCCGTGACATGGGCCGTGAGGCCTTTATCGAGAAGGTCTGGGAATGGAAGGAAGAATCGGGCGGGTTGATCTTCAACCAGCTGAAGCGCCTCGGCGCCTCCTGTGACTGGTCGCGCGAGCGCTTCACCATGGATGAGGGTCTGTCGGCCGCAGTCCTCGAAGTTTTCGTTTCGCTTTATAAAGAGGGCCTGATCTATCGCGGCAAGCGGCTGGTCAACTGGGATCCGAAGTTCGAGACGGCGATCTCCGACCTCGAGGTCGAGAACAAGGAAGTTGAAGGCCATATGTGGCACTTCAAATATCCGCTCGCCGGTGGTGCGACCTATACCTATGTCGAGAAGGATGAGGACGGCAACGTCACTTTCCAGGAGGAGCGCGACTATATCGCGATCGCAACGACGCGGCCTGAGACCATGCTCGGCGATGGCGCGGTGGCCGTCCATCCCTCGGATGAGCGTTACGCGGCGATCGTCGGCAAGCTCTGCGAGATCCCTGTTGGACCCAAGGAGCATCGTCGTCTGATCCCGATCATCACCGACGAATATCCGGATCCGAAGTTTGGCTCGGGTGCGGTGAAGATTACCGGCGCGCATGACTTCAACGACTACCAGGTCGCCCGCCGCAACAAGATCCCGCTCTACCGCTTGATGGACACCCAGGCGAAGATGCGCGCCGATGGCGAGGATTATGCCGTCTACGCCGCGCGTGCCCTCGACATCGCCAAATCAGGCGAACTGCCGAACGAGACCGAGGTTGACGATATCAATCTGGTCCCGGAAGAGTATCGCGGCCTCGACCGTTACGAAGCCCGCAAACGCATCGTTGAGACGATCAATGCGGAAGGTCTCGCCGTCACGGTGAAGGACGCCGAAGGCAATGACATGCCCTTCGTCGAGAACAAGAAAATCATGCAGCCCTTCGGCGACCGTTCCGGCGTCGTCATCGAGCCGATGCTGACCGACCAGTGGTTTGCTGACGCAAAGACGCTGGCCGAGCCGGCGATTGCTTCCGTGCGCGAAGGCCGCACCAACTTCGTGCCGAAGAACTGGGAAAAGACCTACTTCGAGTGGATGGAGAATATCGAGCCCTGGTGTATTTCCCGCCAGCTCTGGTGGGGTCACCAGATCCCTGCCTGGTATGGTCCCGACGGTCAGGTCTTCGTCGAGAAGACCGAGGAAGAGGCGCTGCATTCGGCGATCCAGCACTACATCGCCCATGAAGGCCCCTGGAAGGCTTGGGTCGAAGAGAAGCTCGAGAATTTCCAGCCCGGCGAGATCCTGACTCGCGACGAGGACGTGCTCGACACCTGGTTCTCGTCCGCACTCTGGCCCTTCTCGACGCTCGGATGGCCGGACGAGACGCCGGAACTGGCGAAGTATTACCAGACCGACGTGCTGGTCACCGGCTTCGACATCATCTTCTTCTGGGTCGCCCGGATGATGATGATGGGCCTGCACTTCATGAAGGACGAGGACGGCAAGCCGGTCGAGCCCTTCCACACGGTCTATGTGCATGCGCTGGTTCGCGACAAGAACGGCCAGAAGATGTCGAAGTCCAAGGGCAACGTCATCGACCCGCTGGAGCTGATCGACGAATACGGTGCCGACGCGCTGCGCTTTACGCTGGCGATCATGGCAGCCCAGGGTCGCGACGTGAAGCTCGACCCGGCACGTATTGCTGGCTACCGTAACTTCGGCACCAAGCTGTGGAACGCCACGCGTTTTGCCGAAATGAACGGCGTGAAGGCCGATCCGGCATTCCTGCCGGAGACAACCTCGCTCGCCATCAACCGCTGGATCCTCACCGAGCTTGCCCGCACGGAAGCCGAGGTGACAGAGGCGATCGAGAACTATCGTTTCAACGACGCCGCCGGCAGCCTCTATCGCTTCGTCTGGAACCAGTTCTGCGACTGGTATCTGGAATTGCTCAAGCCCGTCTTCATGGGCGAGGACGAAAGCGCCAAGAAGGAAGCGCAGGCCTGCGCGGCCTTTGTGCTTGAGCAGATCTACAAGCTCTTGCATCCCTTCATGCCCTTCATGACGGAAGAGCTCTGGGCCCATACGGCAGGCGAGGGTGTGTCCCGCGATATGCTACTCTGCCACGCCGACTGGCCGACGCCGGAATTCTCCGATGAGAATTCGGCAGCTGACATCAACTGGCTGATCGATCTGGTCACCGGTATCCGCTCTGCCCGTTCGGAAATGAATGTGCCGCCGGGCGCGACAGCCCCGCTCGTCGTCGTCGGCGCCAATGGCGTGACCCAGGAGCGGTTGATCCGCCATGATGCGGCGATCAAGCGTCTCGCCCGTGTCGAGGCGATTACCGTTGCCGATGTCGCACCGAAGGGCGCTGCCCAGATCGTCGTCGGTGAGGCAACCGCCTGCCTGCCGCTGGGGGCCTTGATCGATCTCTCTGCCGAAAAGGCCCGAATCGAAAAGGCAATCGCCAAGGTGGACCAGGAACTGGGCCGCATCGCCGGAAAGCTGGGCAACGAGAAGTTCGTCGCCAATGCCAATCCGGAGGTGGTGGCTGCCGAGCGCGAACGCCAGCAGGAGCTTGAAGTGCAGAAGGCGAGCCTCCTGACCGCGCTTTCGCGGGTTATCGAGGCAGGTTGA
- a CDS encoding PopZ family protein, whose translation MAQPSVAREPSMEEILASIRRIIESNDPVNGGSLTQDAASLTDDQGESDEDMGYDGGEFVPANDAGSAFPLFPQRDMERAEVEPRREPVLEQAPEAPKSVSLADLAARVRSASERTERPSPPQLSNTTAHVTVSQPRRDSEISADEAQHRVPVMSTRLSEMRDQQLRPTNAAEPAQAPAPRVEREAERPAEPSPIGRMAHVEVRAERREPTFLEPATEQAEPSFEVDMQTTSAATDMHQKTENEGRDLTALVSAATVEQVSRSFSELAAAFDGSERRSLDEVAEEMLRPMLKDWLDDNLPTLVERLVREEIERVARGPRR comes from the coding sequence ATGGCTCAGCCAAGCGTAGCGCGTGAACCGTCCATGGAAGAGATCCTGGCATCCATCCGCCGGATCATCGAGAGCAATGATCCCGTGAACGGTGGAAGCCTGACGCAGGATGCAGCGTCGCTGACCGACGATCAGGGCGAAAGCGACGAGGACATGGGCTATGACGGCGGCGAATTCGTCCCGGCCAACGATGCCGGTTCCGCTTTCCCCCTGTTTCCGCAGCGGGACATGGAGCGCGCCGAAGTCGAGCCGCGTCGCGAGCCGGTCCTCGAACAGGCTCCGGAAGCACCCAAGAGCGTGTCGCTTGCCGATCTCGCCGCCCGTGTACGATCCGCCTCCGAACGCACCGAACGTCCGAGCCCGCCGCAATTGTCCAACACGACTGCCCATGTGACGGTCTCGCAGCCACGTCGCGACAGCGAAATTTCGGCCGACGAGGCGCAGCATAGGGTGCCTGTCATGTCGACGCGTCTCTCCGAGATGCGCGACCAGCAGCTGCGCCCGACGAACGCCGCCGAACCGGCTCAGGCACCAGCGCCGCGTGTCGAACGGGAAGCCGAGCGCCCCGCAGAACCGTCGCCGATCGGGCGCATGGCCCATGTTGAGGTTCGCGCTGAACGCAGGGAGCCGACATTCCTGGAACCCGCCACGGAGCAGGCAGAGCCATCGTTCGAGGTGGACATGCAGACGACGTCCGCCGCCACCGATATGCATCAGAAGACGGAAAACGAGGGACGGGATCTGACCGCCCTTGTTTCCGCCGCAACAGTCGAGCAGGTTTCGCGCTCCTTCTCCGAACTCGCGGCCGCCTTTGACGGCAGCGAGCGCCGTTCACTCGACGAGGTTGCCGAGGAGATGCTGCGTCCGATGCTCAAGGACTGGCTCGACGACAATCTGCCGACGCTGGTGGAGCGTCTCGTGCGCGAGGAAATCGAACGCGTCGCCCGCGGCCCGCGACGCTGA
- a CDS encoding protein-L-isoaspartate O-methyltransferase family protein — protein MDYVAARTKMVDNQIRTTDVTSHSVLTAFLSVPREAFVAAELKPLAYIDEDMQVAPAANGNPARYIMEPSPLAKLLQLAAITKDDLVLEIGCGAGYAAALLSLLAGSVVATESDEALVARSTETLSELGYDNVAVVSAKLEDGYAAEAPYDVIFVNGAVEELAEALLAQLREGGRLVAVVGYGNAARARLYVKNSGITSHTEYFNAAVKPLPGFRKAAEFVF, from the coding sequence ATGGATTACGTAGCAGCACGCACCAAGATGGTGGACAACCAGATCAGGACGACGGACGTCACGTCCCATTCCGTGCTGACCGCCTTTCTTTCGGTGCCGCGCGAAGCCTTCGTTGCAGCCGAGCTGAAGCCGCTCGCCTATATCGACGAGGATATGCAGGTGGCGCCCGCCGCCAATGGCAATCCGGCTCGCTACATCATGGAGCCGTCGCCGCTCGCCAAGCTTCTGCAGCTGGCCGCCATCACCAAGGATGACCTGGTGCTCGAGATCGGCTGTGGTGCAGGTTACGCCGCAGCGCTCCTGTCGCTGCTCGCCGGTTCCGTCGTGGCGACCGAGAGCGACGAGGCGCTTGTGGCCCGGTCGACCGAAACGCTCTCCGAACTCGGTTATGACAATGTCGCCGTCGTCTCCGCCAAGCTGGAGGACGGCTATGCCGCCGAAGCACCCTATGATGTCATCTTCGTCAACGGTGCCGTCGAGGAGCTGGCGGAAGCCCTGCTGGCGCAGCTGCGCGAGGGTGGTCGTCTTGTCGCCGTCGTCGGTTATGGCAATGCGGCCCGCGCCCGCCTCTATGTCAAGAATAGCGGCATCACCTCCCACACCGAATATTTCAATGCCGCCGTGAAGCCGTTGCCCGGTTTCCGTAAGGCAGCCGAATTCGTCTTCTGA
- a CDS encoding cryptochrome/photolyase family protein: MPQSAKTLILWFRKDLRISDHAALATAADEGFRIVPLYIREPEHAGTGPLGAAQAWWLHHSLEAFGESLARLGSNLILRSGAADAMLADLITETGASAVFWNRRYDPSGIAVDKALKAKLIADGIDVRTFAGQILHEPTKLKTGAGGHFRVYTPFWKALDGSGEPPEPIPAPKSLTAPEHWPKSETLSDWNLLPTRPNWAKGFESEWQPGEDGASKRLAAFIASGLKGYRTRRDFPGEAHVSMLSPHLALGEISPASVWHATRGLPDAYSSEDYIHFRKELVWRDFSYHLLFHFPDLATKNWNAKFDVFPWRDAPDLLEKWQRGQTGYPIVDAGMRQLWQTGFMHNRVRMIVASFLIKDLLIDWREGERWFRDTLVDADPASNAASWQWVAGSGADAAPFFRIFNPTSQGEKFDPEGAYIRRFVPELRGMSNKFIHKPSEAPFAMLKEAGVSLGKTYPLPIVDHGKARDAAMAAFQGLRGE; this comes from the coding sequence ATGCCGCAATCCGCCAAGACGCTCATCCTCTGGTTCCGCAAGGATCTCCGGATCTCCGACCACGCCGCGCTCGCAACCGCGGCGGACGAGGGGTTTCGCATCGTCCCTCTTTATATAAGGGAGCCGGAGCACGCCGGCACCGGACCGCTCGGCGCGGCGCAAGCCTGGTGGCTGCATCACTCGCTTGAAGCCTTCGGGGAATCGCTGGCAAGGCTCGGCTCCAATCTGATCCTGCGCAGCGGCGCCGCAGACGCCATGCTCGCCGATCTCATCACAGAAACCGGCGCTTCGGCCGTCTTCTGGAATCGTCGTTATGATCCCTCAGGCATTGCTGTCGACAAGGCGTTGAAGGCAAAACTGATCGCTGATGGCATCGACGTGCGCACCTTTGCCGGCCAGATCCTGCACGAGCCGACCAAGCTCAAGACCGGCGCCGGCGGCCATTTTCGCGTCTATACGCCCTTCTGGAAGGCGCTGGACGGGTCCGGCGAGCCGCCCGAGCCGATCCCTGCCCCGAAGTCGCTCACCGCACCTGAGCATTGGCCGAAGAGCGAGACGCTTTCGGACTGGAACCTGCTGCCGACCAGGCCGAACTGGGCGAAAGGCTTTGAAAGCGAATGGCAGCCCGGCGAAGACGGCGCAAGCAAGCGCCTCGCCGCTTTCATCGCATCCGGCCTCAAGGGCTATCGCACCCGCCGCGATTTTCCCGGTGAAGCGCATGTCTCGATGCTCTCGCCGCACTTAGCGCTGGGCGAAATTTCGCCCGCGTCCGTCTGGCACGCGACGCGCGGGCTGCCGGACGCCTATTCGAGTGAGGACTATATCCACTTCCGCAAGGAGCTCGTCTGGCGCGATTTTTCCTATCATCTGCTCTTCCATTTTCCCGATCTCGCGACCAAAAACTGGAACGCCAAGTTCGACGTCTTCCCCTGGCGCGACGCGCCGGATCTGCTCGAAAAGTGGCAGCGTGGCCAGACCGGCTACCCGATCGTCGATGCCGGCATGCGCCAGCTCTGGCAGACGGGCTTCATGCACAACCGCGTGCGCATGATTGTCGCCTCCTTCCTGATCAAGGACCTTTTGATCGACTGGCGCGAAGGCGAACGCTGGTTCCGCGACACGCTTGTCGATGCCGACCCGGCCTCGAATGCAGCCAGCTGGCAATGGGTCGCCGGCTCCGGCGCCGATGCCGCTCCCTTTTTCCGCATCTTCAACCCCACCAGCCAGGGCGAGAAATTCGATCCCGAAGGGGCTTACATCCGTCGCTTCGTACCGGAGCTGAGAGGCATGTCGAACAAGTTCATCCACAAGCCATCGGAGGCGCCCTTCGCGATGCTGAAGGAAGCAGGCGTGAGCCTCGGCAAGACCTATCCGCTGCCGATCGTCGATCACGGCAAGGCAAGGGATGCGGCGATGGCGGCGTTTCAGGGGTTGAGGGGGGAGTGA
- a CDS encoding type II toxin-antitoxin system Phd/YefM family antitoxin: MRTTSYSDLRKNLASLLDSVTEDRTPVLITRDRGKPAAVLMSVEDFASYEETQHLLKSPRNAERLLEAVRDLDEGKGEARELSE; the protein is encoded by the coding sequence ATGAGAACGACATCCTACAGCGACCTGCGCAAGAACCTGGCCTCTCTGCTCGACAGCGTGACTGAGGACCGGACGCCTGTGCTGATCACCCGTGATCGCGGAAAACCAGCTGCCGTTCTGATGTCGGTGGAGGATTTTGCGTCCTATGAGGAAACGCAGCATCTCCTAAAGAGCCCCCGCAACGCCGAACGCCTGCTTGAAGCGGTGCGGGACCTCGATGAAGGCAAGGGCGAGGCGCGCGAGCTCTCGGAGTGA
- a CDS encoding Txe/YoeB family addiction module toxin, whose product MKLIFHARAWEDYLYWQSTDPKMLARVNQLIKDSSRSPFHGIGKPEPLRGELRGWLSRRIDQEHRLVYRPKEDGLLIAQCRHHY is encoded by the coding sequence GTGAAGCTCATCTTCCATGCGCGTGCCTGGGAGGACTACCTGTATTGGCAGTCTACCGATCCGAAGATGCTGGCGCGCGTCAATCAATTGATCAAGGACAGCAGCCGATCACCCTTTCATGGCATCGGCAAACCGGAGCCGCTGCGGGGCGAGTTGCGCGGCTGGTTGTCGCGGCGGATCGATCAGGAGCATCGGCTCGTCTATCGTCCGAAGGAAGACGGGCTCCTGATCGCGCAGTGCCGCCATCACTACTGA
- a CDS encoding type II toxin-antitoxin system Phd/YefM family antitoxin translates to MSSMSVADAKAGFASLVDDAANGEFVTITRHGKPAAMLVSVEAGEAAKRAMSKPRPNFGEFLMSYPGPADLVRNPSPMRDVELE, encoded by the coding sequence ATGTCGAGCATGAGTGTTGCCGATGCCAAGGCAGGATTCGCCAGCCTCGTCGATGATGCCGCCAACGGCGAATTCGTTACGATTACCCGTCACGGGAAGCCTGCCGCCATGTTGGTCAGCGTCGAGGCCGGAGAGGCGGCGAAACGGGCGATGTCGAAGCCGAGACCGAATTTCGGAGAGTTCCTGATGTCTTATCCCGGCCCCGCCGATCTAGTCCGCAATCCATCCCCCATGCGGGACGTCGAGCTTGAGTAA
- a CDS encoding type II toxin-antitoxin system VapC family toxin, with translation MSNGFVIDTNIISLFSPDRKQAPSEAMRMWFRNEGEVLYVSAITLAEIEKGLRRLYRRGSFERSQRLSDWLDTITETFGDRILPVDPIVARIAGGLDDVATASGAHPGFADILIAATAKAYGLTVITANLKHFMPLGVACDFPEALKS, from the coding sequence TTGAGTAACGGCTTCGTCATCGACACCAACATTATCTCGCTCTTTTCGCCCGACCGGAAGCAGGCGCCATCAGAGGCGATGCGGATGTGGTTTCGAAATGAAGGCGAAGTCCTCTATGTGTCGGCCATCACGCTGGCGGAGATCGAGAAGGGCCTGCGCAGATTGTATCGTCGCGGCAGCTTCGAGCGGTCGCAGCGCTTAAGCGACTGGCTCGATACGATCACTGAAACCTTCGGCGACCGAATCTTGCCCGTCGACCCCATCGTTGCCCGGATCGCCGGCGGGCTCGACGATGTCGCTACCGCGAGCGGCGCGCATCCCGGGTTCGCCGACATCCTGATTGCCGCCACAGCAAAGGCTTACGGGCTGACAGTGATTACCGCCAATCTGAAGCACTTCATGCCTCTTGGCGTGGCCTGTGATTTTCCAGAAGCCCTTAAATCCTAG
- a CDS encoding cysteine synthase A, whose translation MAFHPSVLEAIGNTPLIRLKGASQATGCTILGKAEFLNPGQSVKDRAALFIIRDAERRGLLRPGGVIVEGTAGNTGIGLTMVAKALGYRTVIVIPETQSQEKKDALKLLGAELVEVPAVPYKNPNNYVKISGRLAAQLAKSEPNGAIWANQFDNTVNRDAHIETTAKEIYEQTGGAVDGFICAVGSGGTLAGTGIGLRNMKPSVKIGLADPEGAALFEYYKNGELKSSGSSITEGIGQGRITANLEGFAPDFAYQIPDSEALDIVFDIVENEGICLGGSSGINIAGAMRLARELGPGHTIVTILCDYGNRYQSKLYNPDFLRSKGLPVPAWLEKRPAFDLPFETA comes from the coding sequence ATGGCATTTCACCCCTCCGTGCTCGAGGCGATCGGCAATACGCCCCTCATCCGGCTGAAAGGCGCCTCGCAGGCGACCGGCTGCACCATTCTCGGCAAGGCCGAATTCCTCAATCCCGGCCAGTCGGTCAAGGATCGCGCGGCGCTGTTCATCATCCGTGATGCCGAGCGGCGCGGGCTGTTGCGCCCCGGCGGCGTGATCGTCGAGGGCACGGCCGGCAATACCGGCATTGGGCTGACCATGGTGGCCAAGGCGCTTGGCTACCGCACCGTGATCGTCATCCCCGAGACCCAGAGCCAGGAAAAGAAGGATGCGCTGAAGCTGCTCGGCGCCGAACTCGTCGAAGTGCCGGCGGTGCCGTACAAGAACCCGAACAACTATGTGAAGATCTCCGGCCGTCTCGCCGCCCAGCTAGCGAAGAGCGAGCCCAACGGTGCGATCTGGGCGAACCAGTTCGACAACACCGTCAACCGTGACGCCCATATAGAGACGACGGCGAAAGAGATCTATGAGCAGACCGGCGGCGCCGTCGATGGCTTCATCTGCGCGGTAGGCTCAGGCGGCACGCTCGCCGGCACCGGCATCGGTCTTCGCAACATGAAACCATCCGTCAAGATCGGCCTTGCCGATCCGGAGGGTGCTGCGCTCTTTGAGTATTACAAGAACGGCGAGCTCAAGTCCTCGGGATCCTCGATCACCGAGGGTATTGGCCAGGGCCGCATCACCGCGAACCTTGAAGGTTTTGCGCCTGACTTCGCCTATCAGATCCCCGATTCCGAAGCGCTCGACATTGTCTTCGACATCGTCGAGAACGAGGGCATCTGCCTCGGCGGCTCGTCAGGCATCAACATTGCGGGTGCCATGCGTCTGGCTCGCGAACTCGGCCCCGGCCACACGATCGTGACGATCCTCTGCGACTACGGCAACCGCTATCAGTCGAAGCTCTACAACCCGGATTTCCTGCGTTCGAAGGGTCTGCCGGTTCCGGCCTGGCTGGAAAAGCGCCCCGCCTTCGACCTGCCCTTCGAAACTGCCTGA
- a CDS encoding alanyl-tRNA editing protein — protein sequence MTTIALYRDDFYLSTAEAVVTAVHEDGAVELDQTCFYAASGGQPGDTGFLEREDGSHIQLAETRHGASKDIILHRPLDGEPLPAVGEKLVLHVDWARRYKLMRMHTACHLLSVVCSYPITGAAVGEEESRVDFDMGETIDKDQVTADLMKLVGENHPVYLQWITDEELAANPGIVKSKNVRPPVGLGRVSLVCIGEHSAVDSQPCGGTHVSETQEVGAIHIAKIEKKGKENRRFRIRFGAPET from the coding sequence ATGACCACCATCGCCCTCTACCGCGACGATTTCTATCTCTCGACGGCGGAAGCGGTGGTCACGGCCGTGCATGAAGACGGCGCGGTCGAACTCGACCAGACCTGTTTCTATGCGGCCTCCGGCGGGCAACCGGGCGATACCGGTTTCCTGGAGCGGGAGGATGGCAGCCACATTCAGCTTGCCGAGACGCGCCACGGCGCCAGCAAGGATATCATTTTGCACCGCCCTCTCGACGGCGAGCCTCTGCCCGCAGTCGGCGAAAAGCTCGTGCTGCATGTCGACTGGGCGCGCCGTTACAAGCTGATGCGCATGCACACAGCCTGCCACCTGCTCTCCGTCGTCTGCTCCTATCCGATCACGGGGGCCGCCGTCGGCGAGGAGGAAAGCCGCGTCGATTTCGACATGGGCGAGACCATCGACAAGGATCAGGTCACGGCAGACCTGATGAAGCTCGTCGGCGAAAATCACCCCGTTTATCTCCAGTGGATCACCGACGAGGAGCTCGCGGCCAACCCCGGCATCGTCAAGTCGAAGAATGTCCGCCCGCCCGTCGGCCTTGGTCGGGTGTCTTTGGTCTGTATCGGCGAGCATTCCGCCGTTGACAGTCAGCCCTGCGGGGGCACACATGTTTCCGAGACCCAGGAGGTCGGTGCGATTCATATCGCCAAGATCGAAAAGAAGGGCAAGGAGAACCGCCGGTTCCGCATTCGCTTTGGAGCCCCGGAGACCTAA
- the sseA gene encoding 3-mercaptopyruvate sulfurtransferase produces the protein MSGERSRFVVSADWVEKNLGSPGFKLVDASWYLPAHNRNGAVEYASGHIPGAVFFDQDVIADTTTGLPHSLPSPSFFAQAVGQLGISAEDTIVVYDGPGFFSAPRVWWMFRVMGARRVYVLEGGIDGWKAEGRKLETDLPEPAPVTFEAQFDRSRLTSFDQMSAISDEGDKQIADARPAGRFTGEEPEPREGMRSGHIPGARSVPASSLSENGRLKDLATLRSIFTSAGIDLNNPVVTSCGSGVTAAVVTLALESLGHTDNSLYDGSWSEWGSKTDTPVVTGDASSLSSKTSGPLTAHVTRLEMTAPPKSSLPVPVNIQTAIMRTHEIPLSFYRFLHRQVGARWHWYERLRLPDEQLKAIIHAEKVSISVLYVNGAPAGFYELSQESDDLVELSYFGLFEHALGLGIGKWFLLQCLYAAWASNPKTVTVTTNSLDHPRALQLYQQFGFSPVGTYDALVDPLTDQELLALIKRDG, from the coding sequence ATGTCCGGTGAAAGAAGCCGTTTCGTCGTTTCGGCGGATTGGGTGGAAAAGAACCTCGGGTCTCCCGGCTTCAAGCTCGTCGATGCCTCCTGGTATTTGCCGGCTCATAACCGCAACGGCGCCGTGGAATATGCCTCCGGCCACATTCCAGGTGCGGTCTTCTTTGATCAGGACGTGATTGCCGACACGACCACCGGCCTGCCCCATTCCCTGCCCTCGCCCTCCTTTTTTGCCCAGGCCGTCGGCCAGCTCGGCATTTCCGCCGAGGATACGATCGTCGTTTATGATGGTCCCGGCTTCTTTTCGGCGCCGCGTGTCTGGTGGATGTTCCGTGTCATGGGCGCGCGGCGCGTCTACGTGCTTGAAGGCGGCATCGATGGCTGGAAGGCGGAAGGGCGAAAGCTTGAAACCGACCTGCCGGAACCGGCACCTGTTACCTTCGAGGCGCAGTTCGACCGCTCGAGACTCACCTCCTTCGACCAGATGTCGGCGATTTCAGACGAGGGCGACAAGCAGATTGCCGACGCCCGTCCTGCCGGCCGCTTCACCGGCGAAGAGCCTGAGCCTCGCGAAGGCATGCGCTCCGGCCATATCCCCGGGGCACGCAGCGTGCCTGCATCATCGCTGTCGGAAAACGGCCGCTTGAAGGATCTCGCCACGCTGCGCTCGATCTTCACCAGTGCCGGTATCGATCTCAACAATCCGGTGGTGACGTCCTGCGGCTCAGGTGTGACGGCAGCCGTCGTGACGCTGGCGCTCGAAAGCCTGGGGCATACCGACAATTCGCTCTATGACGGCTCCTGGTCGGAATGGGGGTCGAAGACCGATACGCCTGTCGTCACCGGCGACGCTTCATCGCTCAGCTCGAAGACGTCGGGGCCGCTGACCGCCCATGTCACGCGGCTCGAAATGACGGCCCCGCCGAAATCCAGCCTTCCGGTGCCGGTCAACATTCAGACGGCAATCATGCGCACGCATGAAATCCCGCTTTCCTTCTACCGCTTCCTGCACCGCCAGGTTGGTGCACGCTGGCACTGGTATGAGCGCCTGCGTTTGCCCGACGAGCAGCTGAAGGCGATCATCCATGCCGAGAAGGTGTCGATCTCAGTTCTCTATGTGAACGGGGCGCCGGCCGGCTTCTACGAGCTCTCACAGGAAAGCGACGATCTCGTCGAGCTCTCCTATTTCGGCCTCTTCGAACATGCGCTGGGGCTCGGCATCGGCAAGTGGTTTCTGCTCCAGTGTCTCTATGCCGCATGGGCGAGTAATCCGAAGACAGTCACCGTCACCACCAATTCGCTCGACCATCCGCGCGCGCTGCAGCTCTACCAGCAGTTTGGCTTCTCGCCCGTCGGCACCTATGACGCCCTGGTCGATCCCCTGACCGATCAGGAGCTGTTGGCGCTCATCAAGCGCGACGGCTGA